The following proteins come from a genomic window of Meles meles chromosome 1, mMelMel3.1 paternal haplotype, whole genome shotgun sequence:
- the TMEM50A gene encoding transmembrane protein 50A, which yields MSGFLEGLRCSECIDWGEKRNTIASIAAGVLFFTGWWIIIDAAVIYPTMEEFNHSYHACGVIATIAFLMINAVSNGQVRGDSYSEGCLGQTGARIWLFIGFMLAFGSLIASMWILFGGYVAKEKAIVYPGIAVFFQNAFIFFGGLVFKFGRTEDLWQ from the exons ATGTCTGGATTTCTAGAAGGCTTGAGATGCTCAGAATGCATTGACTGGGGGGAAAAGCGCAATACTATTGCTTCCATTGCTGCTGGTGTTCTA TTTTTTACAGGCTGGTGGATTATCATAGATGCAGCTGTCATTTATCCCACTATGGAAGAGTTCAACCACTCATACCATGCCTGTGGTGTTATAGCAACCATAGCCTTCCTGAT GATTAATGCAGTATCAAATGGACAAGTCCGAGGTGATAGTTACAGTGAAGGTTGCCTGGGTCAAACAG gtGCTCGCATTTGGCTGTTCATTGGTTTCATGCTGGCGTTTGGATCTCTGATTGCATCTATGTGGATTCTCTTTGGAGGCTATGTTGCTAAAG aaaaagcCATTGTATACCCTGGAATTGCTGTATTTTTTCAAAATGCCTTTATCTTTTTTGG